In Elaeis guineensis isolate ETL-2024a chromosome 1, EG11, whole genome shotgun sequence, a genomic segment contains:
- the LOC105060317 gene encoding putative disease resistance protein RGA3 has protein sequence MAEAEAVSALLRVVVGKLAIGAWKELSPLKSVQKDIKKLQSTLSTIQDVLDDAEERSPREKSLRNWLCKLKDAAYDADDVVDKFHTLALRRRRRDGKVRKLFSPSLSLAFRFRMAKKIKKIRKRLDEIAAERLKFHLREGPVSDRRVEIGNRLTSSAVDVSEVYGRDGDREKLVHLLVDTGGDKEVDVVAVVGMGGLGKTTLVKLVYDDDRIKGHFDLRIWICVSEDFDIRRLARAMIECVTQEDCRLFELEPMQLRLRSLLRARKFLLVLDDVWNENEGKWEDFKRLLRGGARGSKVIVTTRNERIAVIMGSIDPFQLKGLTDEDCWTLFRHKAFGMERVKESLEAIGKEIVKKCGGVPLAVKALGSLMSTKRDETEWIAIRDCETWRLPQERMEIVPALRLSYDHLPSRLKQCFAYCSLFPKDYEIRKHVLIEMWVAEGFISSIDEGMLEEDAGNEYCNILLWSSFFQEVAEYLDGRVITCKMHDLVHDLAQSIAGEECLTMEVGSQKNIPERCHYSSLICNETSLTISKFSSEAKRLRSFLVLQPGDYFSHSRSPAEVPENMLSTLTHLRVLDLSGCRIIKLPNAIGKLEHLRFLDLSRTEVESFPKSITRLLNLQTLNLRGCRELHQLPKGIKNLSNLRHLDIYGCELLARMPSGMGQLHNLQTLTMFTVGEDCGSTFAELKGLNLIRGYLEVNNLQNLKNPVEAAEAELQAKRGLRMLQLNWKREADTRPSENVQNVLEGLKPHTNLEQLEIKEYGGINFPVWMTAIAPLSSYTSLVQIKLSYFKRCTHLPPFAKLPSLKFLLLISFPALRKISTEFYGDTGTFPSLESLQFMHMPNLEEFLLAIPGRETFPRLTYFRAIGCPNLTAQPSIPSSIMSLEIQKCKMELLLAGDSIRLGSSLKKLVIYNCRAPSPSWWNRLQYLTALEDLRIDGCEDLTCLPEGIVQNFSSLRIMTIGNHQNLSSLGEEGPQQCLLTSLRHLKIYRCARLSALPEWLGGLTSLRRLEIINCRNLTSLPNGIRLLTTLQDLRIRSCPVLEHRCERGRGEDWDKIAHIPCIDIGLASASTV, from the coding sequence ATGGCAGAAGCCGAGGCCGTGTCCGCCCTTCTCAGAGTAGTAGTTGGGAAGCTGGCCATCGGAGCGTGGAAAGAGCTTTCCCCGCTAAAGAGCGTCCAGAAAGACATCAAAAAGCTCCAGAGCACTCTCTCCACCATCCAAGACGTCCTCGACGACGCCGAGGAGCGATCGCCCCGCGAGAAATCTCTCCGCAACTGGCTGTGCAAGCTCAAGGATGCCGCCTACGATGCTGACGACGTGGTCGACAAATTCCACACCTTAGCTCTCCGGCGAAGGCGGCGAGATGGAAAAGTGCGCAAACTCTTCTCACCTTCCCTTTCTCTTGCATTTCGCTTTCGGATGGCTAAGAAAATCAAGAAGATTAGGAAGAGATTGGACGAGATTGCAGCTGAGAGACTCAAGTTTCATTTGAGAGAGGGCCCCGTCTCCGATAGGCGGGTGGAAATCGGCAATCGGCTCACGAGTTCGGCGGTAGATGTGTCTGAGGTTTATGGAAGAGATGGGGACAGGGAGAAATTGGTCCATTTGTTGGTTGATACTGGTGGCGACAAGGAAGTCGACGTAGTTGCTGTTGTTGGCATGGGAGGTCTCGGAAAGACCACTCTTGTCAAATTAGTTTATGATGACGACAGGATTAAGGGGCACTTTGACCTCCGGATTTGGATCTGCGTCTCTGAAGATTTTGACATCAGGAGGCTAGCAAGGGCGATGATAGAATGCGTCACTCAAGAGGATTGTCGTCTATTTGAATTGGAACCCATGCAGCTCCGTCTCCGATCACTGCTGCGAGCGAGGAAATTCTTGCTTGTTCTCGATGATGTTTGGAACGAGAACGAAGGGAAGTGGGAAGATTTCAAGCGCTTGCTAAGGGGCGGCGCACGTGGAAGCAAGGTCATTGTAACTACACGGAACGAGAGAATTGCGGTGATCATGGGTAGCATAGATCCCTTCCAATTAAAAGGTTTAACAGATGAGGACTGTTGGACTCTGTTCAGGCATAAGGCTTTTGGAATGGAGAGAGTGAAGGAGAGTTTAGAAGCCATTGGAAAGGAGATTGTCAAGAAATGTGGAGGAGTGCCTTTAGCAGTGAAGGCTCTAGGAAGCCTAATGAGCACTAAAAGAGATGAAACAGAGTGGATAGCTATCAGAGATTGTGAAACCTGGAGATTGCCACAGGAAAGAATGGAAATAGTTCCCGCCCTAAGGTTGAGTTATGATCATTTGCCATCTCGGTTGAAGCAGTGTTTTGCATATTGTTCATTGTTCCCAAAAGATTATGAAATTAGGAAACATGTGCTAATTGAGATGTGGGTAGCAGAAGGTTTCATTTCATCGATTGATGAAGGGATGCTTGAGGAGGATGCCGGTAATGAGTATTGCAATATATTGCTCTGGAGTTCCTTTTTCCAAGAAGTCGCGGAGTATTTAGATGGTAGGGTAATAACATGTAAGATGCATGACCTAGTCCATGACCTTGCTCAATCAATTGCAGGAGAAGAATGCCTGACCATGGAAGTTGGAAGCCAGAAAAATATTCCTGAAAGATGCCACTATTCATCATTAATTTGTAATGAGACGTCATTAACAATTTCAAAGTTCTCTTCTGAAGCAAAAAGGCTAAGGTCATTCCTTGTGCTGCAGCCAGGTGACTATTTCTCCCATAGTCGCAGCCCTGCAGAGGTTCCTGAAAATATGCTATCTACTCTAACACATTTGCGGGTTCTCGATTTGAGCGGGTGCAGAATTATAAAGCTTCCTAATGCAATTGGCAAGCTGGAACATCTGAGGTTTCTTGACCTGTCAAGGACCGAGGTTGAATCTTTCCCAAAATCTATCACTCGCCTACTTAACCTGCAAACACTGAACCTTCGAGGCTGCAGAGAACTGCATCAGTTACCTAAAGGAATAAAAAACTTGAGCAACCTTAGGCATCTGGATATATATGGATGCGAATTGTTAGCCCGAATGCCCTCGGGAATGGGGCAATTACATAACCTCCAGACATTAACAATGTTCACTGTGGGTGAGGATTGTGGGAGTACCTTTGCTGAACTAAAAGGCCTGAACCTAATAAGAGGTTATCTCGAAGTCAATAATCTACAAAATTTGAAGAATCCTGTAGAAGCTGCGGAAGCTGAATTGCAGGCAAAGAGGGGGCTGCGAATGTTGCAACTGAACTGGAAAAGAGAGGCAGATACAAGGCCAAGCGAAAATGTGCAGAATGTTCTAGAAGGCCTCAAGCCACACACTAATCTGGAGCAGCTGGAGATTAAGGAGTATGGGGGCATCAATTTTCCAGTATGGATGACAGCAATAGCACCATTGTCATCTTATACAAGTCTGGTCCAAATCAAACTATCTTATTTTAAAAGATGCACACATCTGCCACCATTTGCTAAACTTCCATCACTTAAATTTCTACTTTTAATCAGTTTTCCTGCTTTAAGGAAAATCAGCACCGAGTTCTATGGTGACACAGGCACTTTTCCCTCGCTAGAAAGTCTTCAATTCATGCACATGCCTAATTTGGAGGAATTTCTGCTAGCAATACCTGGAAGAGAGACATTCCCTCGCCTCACTTATTTCAGAGCCATAGGCTGTCCCAATTTGACAGCACAACCGTCCATTCCATCCTCAATCATGAGTTTGGAAATACAGAAATGCAAAATGGAGCTATTGTTAGCTGGTGACAGTATCAGGCTGGGTTCATCGCTCAAGAAACTGGTCATTTATAATTGTAGAGCGCCATCACCATCCTGGTGGAACAGGCTGCAGTACCTCACGGCCCTTGAGGATTTAAGAATTGATGGATGTGAAGATCTAACTTGTTTGCCAGAAGGCATTGTGCAGAACTTCTCTTCACTTCGGATCATGACCATTGGCAATCACCAAAATTTGAGCTCTTTAGGGGAAGAAGGGCCGCAGCAGTGCCTTCTTACTTCTCTCCGTCACCTAAAGATTTACAGATGTGCCAGATTGTCTGCATTACCTGAATGGCTGGGTGGCCTCACATCACTTCGGCGTCTAGAAATCATAAATTGTCGCAATCTAACAAGCTTGCCTAATGGGATACGGCTCCTCACAACACTCCAGgatctcagaatcagatcttgtCCTGTTTTGGAGCATCGATGTGAAAGGGGGAGAGGTGAGGATTGGGACAAGATTGCACATATTCCATGCATTGATATAGGGTTAGCAAGTGCTTCAACTGTATAA